The Gossypium hirsutum isolate 1008001.06 chromosome A13, Gossypium_hirsutum_v2.1, whole genome shotgun sequence nucleotide sequence TCTCAATGTGCCAACTTTCAAGCAGTACCTGATTCGATTTAACAGTGCGGCCTCTAATGTCAGTATATATTGTGGGTACAACCTGCAATATTAAACAAGATATTAGTTGAGACAAGTCCGTGCATTGGCTCCATGTATGTTAGAGAGATCAATACTCTAaaactttttcattcttttccaaaACTGATTCCCCCAACCTGCTGCCATTGGCATGAAAATGACAGTGAAGTCGCAGGATAATGTTAATCTGCCAATAAAAGAGCTTAAAAACAAGGAACATTCATAGATACTTCAAAATACCAACCTTGATGAAGTACTGGTACATCCCATTTGAGGTTTCATGGGTCCAATGTCCCCTAAATAGTGATATAAAATAaccattaaaaaattttagtactTGCATTTGGTTTCACTTTCATATTGAAAAGGAACATACCGAAAGAATAAATAAGTCTTTAAAGAATGAGAGTGCcatgaagaaaaagaatgaacTATTACCCATCAAGAGGATTTACCACACCGGGGAAGTATTCACCAAAAGCTAACCTATTGATTCTGTGACTTATCTATGTTGTACACCACAAATATAAAGTATCAGTACCATTCAAAATTTGTAACAAATGTAAAGCATATATATAAATAGCACATAACAGTTCCATTAAAAAATGGAACTTAAATACAAAGATGAGTCTCACATTGTAACTGTCCTTATGGACAGACATCAAGTCATCAAAGAAAATGTTCGACTGATGAAAAGTTTTGCCAGGTGCAAAATGAAAATTTCCAGCAACCCTATTAACTTCAAGAGATCCGTGAACATTGCATCCTTCACCCTCCTGCTCTTTTATCCTTTCGAAAAAGCCTTCTCTTTTGCACTGGAcagcagaaaagaaaaaaacaaaagagagtaAAAAACGAGAAATATCAAGACAGAAAGTTCAATTTGTTTTCCTGTTGTAGGGAGCAAGAGgatgaaaattttccaaaatataagATCCCATCAATTCTTAGCACATGCAGTACATTAAATACCAAACAGCACCAAAACAATACTCAAGGAAAGAACTTGGAAAGAAACCTGGTCAATCAAGTCTGCATTAGTCATTGCCCACCCTTTTCGACGATATGCGTCACGAACCTCTTCGCAGGAGTTACAACAGTCATCATCTGACTGCACCATAGGGAAGGAAAAGAGAAAACCTTTCGTAAGTGGTATGTAAACAATCAAATAATTAGCAAGGATGTTACATATGGGATAAGCATTCCAGTTAAGCTTGTATAGCAACCTTAACATCATTTTATCATACTAATTTCAGTAGTGTCTTCAAGGATAAGCCAGAAGTAAAGATTTACAAACTGCACAAAGATTAACTTAAGGGGAATTTAGCTCCTAAAGGGTGAAAAAAGCTGATATACGAAGTATACTTTTCCAATTATGGTTTCTAATATCGCCAACTTTTTAAGAAAACACTAGGTTGTTCTAGAGTCGAGTCGATTTGTATTTCACATAGAATGTTGTAGTTTCTCCATGATCtttaattttaatacaataacAAGAGGTTCACATATATAGCAGAGACAAATTTAGAGAAATAAACTACACATTAATGTAACAATCAGAAAAAACAAGTATCCTGGTTTTAGAGCAATAAATAGTTTCTTGAATATCTCATGAAAGTTTTCCAGCCAATTACTAGTCAACCACTTAAATgatgttactcaacatgctccaATAACAGAGTGAGAAAGAGATAAGGACTTCTAGATATAGCACATACCTGCTCTGCACCAAAGCACGAACCACAATATGTCTCATTTTGTTCAAGCCTGCCACCATGTCTCTGCAGAGGTTTCTCAatctgaaagaaaaaaaaaattgaattaggCCAAAACAAACCAAATGGAGTTAATGACATAAACAAGTAAAAAGAAATACGAAGAAGACTATTTAATTAAGGAGTGATAACATCAAATGCCAACATGTCAGTAACTTAGGGTAAAGGAGATTGCAACAACTTAATAAGGGTCCTTAGTGCAAAAGTATACCCGTCACATGTATGACCAGTAATTAACAATCAAACACTCAGATAAGATTAGCATCCTAAAGCTGCTATCTTTCCTTACTGGTTAACAGAATAAGCCTGAAAACCACCTTGTCTTTCTTTCTTGCATGTTTACTTTCACTTTTCCTCGTGTTTTACCTTCAAAATTTAAACCTAGAGGAACCtttaagaaaaaacaaaagtttTCAGCATCTTCTCGATTCTGAACTACGAACAATTACTTGAAAATTTTCAGTCACCACGGGGACTGCTGCTGGTAGATCTGTTCTAAAACAGCCGATATTCATTAGAACTTAAAAACTTATATTCTCTCTTTccttaaatagaaatataatactAAAACATAGATAATAGTCCACTGTTTCCAGTTTCTTATCTTCTCTTACCAAGTTAAATGGCACTGAGGATTAACAGATACACACTCATGAGCTATAGAAGACTATTTTAGAATTCTTTGATATCTCCAACTTTCCTTAAAAACTAAGCTACATAGCCTATAGGCGGAATATGTTTGGCAAAAAGCTCATTATCTTTGCCTAGAAGAACTTCACACTATTTGATCATGTGCCTCAACTATAGTTGTATTAGGAAGCACAAATAACTTCCCTTCGAATATTAAAAATCATGTCTTCACTTTCATTTTAATACTTTATATCTTTCAATTGTTCCTATCTAGCAAATTGCCAACCATGTAACACATCATTCTATGGTACATAAATAATTTCTATTAAAGGCAAGTCATGCTTCAAAACCAAGAAATGCAAATGCGAACAAGAAGGGCTAAAGAATTATATTTCAATTACCTTTGGTGCTCCTATACCATCTGGCTTGGATTCTATCACATCACCATTAGTATTGATTCTTTTCTTAATTATATCATGTTTCTGCACATAAACATAGCAAGTTCACGAATGGAAGCagttaaaataaatcaaaataaacagtTAAAACATTGAGCAATAATCATCTGAGCATCTGCTGCACTCCACATACTATGTCAAGATGTTGCTCGCCACTGATATCCATAGCATCAACACTGAGTATCGAACAGGGAATTGCCGGAAAAGTGACATCAAACTGCCAGTCCAAACAGAAATGGGGTGTAAACAAAGCATCAAATATTGTTTTACTAATACATTTAAACCACGACAACAaacaaacatgaaaaattttcaacataaaaGGCTCTAACATTTGCTTTGAGCATTCCGCATCAGTAGTAAATCAAGtagaaagttttaaaaaatatcatgaaAACTCGCACACAAGACATAAACTTGAAACAATGTATAGAACTAACTTTTAGAAGTCAACAAATTCAGAATATGAACCCAGGAAAGTCGTTTAACAACAAGTGGGAATAGATGGTTACATTTATGCGGAAGGTTTCCCCTCTTGAAGTATCCACCAATAGCTTCGTCTCCGTAACTGTGTGCAGGTACAgtcctgcaaaaaaaaaaaaagcagtcCACATAATCACAATACTCATGATAGAAGAATTAAACATCACCAGGTCCCAACAACAAAGTTATATcttttattaaaaacatataatgagGATTTCATTCTAGTCTAAGTTGCTTAACTTCCAGTTAATTGCTTATAAAATTAACACCTTAAGTGAAAGACCAAATATAAAAGGCAATTAATGTAGCTTCTAAAATACCTGTATCTACATTAGTACAAGAACTTTTATACTCACTTACTCAAAGATCTTACCTTTCAATtgaacacacacacacaaagaaAAAACCCAAATTTGTAAAGTTAAatatacatacaaaaattcaaacgACACGAATTTGCATATGTAAAAATAAGATCAACCTCAAAtttgcatatataaatataagaacAACCCAAAATTGTAATGTTCATATtcataaagaaaatcaaaagaaatagaACAAAAGATTGACTTACTGAATTCGGAAAAGACGAGTAAGAGTATGGCAAGAGAAGAGACAAGGGTGATAATGCCACCAGAAAGTGAACGGGTGAAGAAATCTTCATTGACTTTCGGGTAGGCGTCTAAATTCCGTAGCTTGCTTAAGACGGTGTTCTTCATGGCCAACCCCTTTTTCTCCGGCGtcggaaaaaaaaactaaacagaaACCAAAAAACAAAGATCCCCAAGCTCTGAAACcctctaaagaaagaaaaaaatttggtttaaattataTGTTTGCCTGTGTTTTGATAAGAAAATTACTAAATCAATTAATATGTACAGAGAAAAAAAGATGCAAATCCAATTAAAGgttgggttttatttttatttttattttgaagacGGCGGCGCTTACGAGAAAGCCAGAAAGGAGAGAGAGTGACAGAGAGGCCGTCGTCAAAGGCTACCCTCTGGTACTAGTTTCAGTGAATTTACATAAATGGGCATCAATCATGAGTGCAATCAAATGGGTCAAAAGTCCAATTTGATGTGTTAAAAATGTCGAACCGCATTCATATTTGGGAGTTGTTCTTTCCTTCTTCCGGGAGATTTATTCTTTTTTACTATTTTCCACTAAAGGTCccttttgatattaaaattttaatttagtccataaagTTAAAGTTAAAAACTATTTTCATATTTAGGGGCTGGCAAGGGCAGCactctaaaatgaaatttttttcttttaagtcttttaaaattttaaaattttaaattaataaagataaaattatattttaacccctaaaataataaaaattaatttaatcttttaaaaattataaaaatatagactattaaaatgataaaattatatttttattatcgtaaaaattaaaaattaatttcaactctcctaaaaaaaatttctgactTCACAACTATACATcagcattttaattaaaatggtctcttgactaactaatgacattataaaaaatttcacgaattaatgatattataaaagtaaagaaactaaattataccaaatcaaagtatcaaaataaatcttaaatttgagcTACAACTTGTTTAAAGTCCGAACTACCTCTGCTTAGCTTGAAATATTGTCAATACATTTAAGATAAGAGTTGTACTTACgctttaacataaaaattaagattttaacaacatataatattataatgtaagctttaaaaaaatataaacaggTTTTAGTAAAATTTgagatatatatttttagttaaatcaaatataaaatatgctAATAAAACAGGAGAAACCTACCATCAACACTTAATTTGAGCATAGTAAACGAAAAAAATCATAATAACTAaccataaataaatagataaaataaaacaGTTTACTTTTTGACCATAACAGTCTTGgaaatttgtaactttttttccaattttaatcCCCGTGATAATGTGGCACATTTTCACATGGATTAAAATTAGGAAAAGTtgtcaaattctaaaattaatgtgaataaaaaaaagtatgaagTTGAGAAAAATCACCAAATTTAGGACTAAATATCTATTTATCCCACTAAAATTcctgagagaaaagaaaacatTCACACCTTTCCTAATCGGGTTTTGTTGGCAGAATGAAGAACACTGATTTTCTGTGTTTATATTTCTCAAACAAAAGCGTTTGTGAAAATTcttgtgacaaaaaaaaagaaaggaatttGTCCTGTTTATATAAATGTACTGCTTTATGGCATTGTTTCACAATTTAGGAAAAGATTATCGTCCCAACTTGTAATTTGTTAGTAGTCTTGGTTTTTTGTTCCTTGTTTAATTTATTGGTCATTAAAGTACAACACTTCTTTTACACGTTTTCCAACTTTTTCctttatacaaaatatagtttCATTATTTTAAcgcttttttttctttgttatttcttTTGTTGTTGATGTGTTGTAGTGAGCCactcacttaattttaaaaactcatttaaaaaaaaatgagaggATTTAAATAAAGATATAGATTTAAAAAAgagtttagataaaaataatttttttttattttttaaataggcTGAACTTGGATAAGAATTTTTTTCCTAGTCTTTTGCTCGAATTTGgctaattttttttccatgttttttgttgttttgatatcattttattattatattgctaACGTATAACTCTTatgttattgttaattttgctactattttagataCATTTGGTAGCTAAGTtgctaatatatttttaatttgttgggaaatatttattttaaaaatttttggtgtatttgatatattttattttttaattttattttcatataaaaaatttattaaggaCGAATCGGGCCAGACTTGGGTTTAGCATTTTTTATCTGAgttgagtttggacaaaattttagacctATTTTTCGAGTTGAGTTTGACTCAAGTatagaaaatgggcctaaaattttgtatcAGCCCTACCTATGATCAGGTCTAGTATGTTGGTTCTATACTTTTttatgtgttgaattatttgtttaaattcaaGTGTAAGAggattttagtaaaaatattaggtacgtttaaaatatgggttaggTTCAATAGTTTTAATATTCAAAGCTCGAAGTCTGACGTGGCCCgacttattttataaatttgtaatatattatattggaaaaatattttgtatGCTGCCAGTGAAGTTTTTAGACTCTATAAGAAAGATTATGTGGTTGACGAGTGTTTTACaggaatatacaaaaatattaaaaaaataaatattaaaaaaaagatacaTGGCCATTTTTAAGGctacttgtgaaataaaaaaattacactgcTAGCATAACCAAACATTCACCCTATCAtactatgttattttttatgtaggTTTAAATCCGCCAAAAGTCCATGtacttttttgaaaattaaaatttagtctttatactttaaaTTTGAGATATTgagtttctatcttttttttatttaaaaatcttggtTGCTTAATCAATTTTTGTAACCTCTccaacctggcctagacgttaggcCTGAATTCAGGAGATTATATCGGCCACTGAGATGGCCTAGCAGAGTTATCGAAATttataaaatagacattttaagacatttgtttatcttaaaaaaaaacttagcttATTTTTGAAAAGACTCATGAGTCAACAGAAATAcgattaatctaatatttttcttgaaaaaggTGATTACCActgaaaacttagttaatttttattttatttattagtcaaaataaatttataacataGCAGCGAAAAAGTgatatttagttttaattaagtACAATCAAAATAGTTTTATGCATAGATAATTTGAATCCGTCTTTCAACATCCTAAAATCACATTAAATGTCATGCATACTAAATAAACACTAAACTTAACCTAAGTCTCATGCCacagtttaaataaaatattatagtctCTGAATAACGAAAAATAATAAATCTCAAATATTTCAATAAGCAAAACCAAGCCGAGACCCTCCAGATGCCTTGTTTATGTCCTAACTTGGTAGGTTATCTGTAAAGATGGAGATAACATTGAGAGAactatgaagctcagtgtgagttccatTGATAAATCTCaatagtaacatattttaatctcgtgcttggcatatttttggatgaattatcataagatttagtgaatttgatgctcttaatcctttaatttcatgttttatatccaGATGAGCATAGGAAAGTGAAAAGTGTAATAAAaaggccaaaaacggacaaaatagGTTTATTTCAGTGCTACACACGACCCAgacacttccacacgggtaatccacacgcccgtgtagacacacgggcagaccacactcTCGTGTTTCATGGTCGTGTCGACTTAAAATCATATCAGAATTGTAtacggcctgagcaccttcacacgagCGTGGCATACGACCGTGTCCTTCttgagcccaagtctaattctatttGGAAAatgctaattttgggctattttggcattccaaaatctatataaacatcCTAGAAGAGGATCAAGGGGAAAAAAATGGagtagaaggcagaaaatactcgaaGACAGCCATTGAAATCAGCTCAGAAGCAGGATTTACTTCAAGATTGAATATCTCCATTCAATTTTTACCGAAGTTTTtgaatttctttatgttttgttgttttcccaattttgagatgttttcccccatcattatgaactaaactccttaaatacctaagagagatgaaacctaagacagatcttattatcttttgaattatATGAGAAATACTTGTTCTTactcttaattatgtgttcttaattcttgctttaatattttaggatactaattcaagtctgatgtgcttattcagtggagcaaaaatctatgtttaagagtagatctagcataattaagcagagttgaatgcaatcctagaCATAGGACGACTAAATATACCGGATTAGAGCCAAATCTAATAAGGGggtccatagattgagttaatgcgataataggggttttaattagaaagagatttcaattaatcaacctagagttagttgtttttagtctcgagagagatattaacataaatcggggatttctacgaattaagtcaagtaaataaatcgtctaatttagaagtaataagtgaagtctaggtggattcttccttgggtattgtcttctccatcggttttccaaaagtattttccaatttttttctctgtcgtgttcttagttaattagatagttaatcttagtttaaaaacatccctTTAATTTTTAAGCTAggtaataaaaagatagtaattactagtacttttagtccttgtggatacgatatttccagtcttaccataactatactactgttcgataggtgcgcttgccttagtcgaaatTTTTAGATAGTTTAGCGACCattaagtttttggcgccattgccggggactaagatattaggaatgcttaatttttattactttagccatttttatagttattacaatttaattttgtttttattttaattactattttttcttttatttgcttctggtaggtttttatagtttatgactagaagaaacccgtcaggacctctactttttgatagtgaaattgaaagcaCAGCTCGTAGAAATCGTAGAGAAATAAGACGAAGTCTACAGTATATAGAGGAAGAGCACGAGGACGACACCAATAATACcaaggagatggctaaaaatcaaaataatccgcTACTTCCTGTGGTTGCCACAAATCCTGTGAATAGAATCCTGGTCTTCGTACTATGTACGACTATGCTAAGCCTAATTTAGCGGGGGCTGAATCAAGTATTGTTAGACCTGCAATtgttacaaataattttgaactaaaacctaacactatacaaatgattcaatagtttgttcagtttgatggtttgtaggatgaagacccaaatactcatttggccaacTTCTTAGAGTtttgtgatactttcaaaataaaTGGCATTTTTTACGATGCTATTCGTCTTCGgttttttcccttttcattaaggaacaaagctaaacagtggttgaactcgttacctcgaggttccatcactacttgggaacaaatgaccgaaaagtttttactatagtatttttcaccggctaaaatggcaaagttaaggaatgatatctcttcttttgtgcagatggatttagaaattcttaacgatgcatgggagaggtataaggacttattgagaaggtgccctcaccatgggttacctttatggctacaggttcaaactttttacaACGGTTTGAACCCCTAAACTAGGCAGTTAATCGATGCAGCTGTTGGTGGAACCataaataacaaaacacctgaaaagGCTTATggatttatagaggagatgtcactgaataactatcagtggcaagtcatgagaacaaagccaacaAAATCAGTCGGTGTTTTCAACCTAAATGCAGTCGCCATGCTATCAAACCAgatagaactcttgaataaaaagattgacggtctATGTGGTtttacgcaggtacatccagtgatgtaGTGCTACATGAGTAGAGGTGGAATGGGTAATTCAGAATATTTACCCTTCAACCCCAACATGGAGAATGagtaaatgaattatatgggtaataatcctcgacctcaaaataatccttagagtaacacttacaatgcaggttggggGAACTACCCAAacttctcatgggg carries:
- the LOC107893988 gene encoding endoplasmic reticulum-Golgi intermediate compartment protein 3 isoform X1 codes for the protein MKNTVLSKLRNLDAYPKVNEDFFTRSLSGGIITLVSSLAILLLVFSEFRLYLHTVTETKLLVDTSRGETFRINFDVTFPAIPCSILSVDAMDISGEQHLDIKHDIIKKRINTNGDVIESKPDGIGAPKIEKPLQRHGGRLEQNETYCGSCFGAEQSDDDCCNSCEEVRDAYRRKGWAMTNADLIDQCKREGFFERIKEQEGEGCNVHGSLEVNRVAGNFHFAPGKTFHQSNIFFDDLMSVHKDSYNISHRINRLAFGEYFPGVVNPLDGGHWTHETSNGMYQYFIKVVPTIYTDIRGRTVKSNQYSVTEHFKDLEYISPNSQPGVFFYYDFSPIKVTFKEEHSSFLHFITNICAVIGGIFTVAGIIDTFVYHGQRRMKKKMEIGKFR
- the LOC107893988 gene encoding endoplasmic reticulum-Golgi intermediate compartment protein 3 isoform X2; the protein is MKNTVLSKLRNLDAYPKVNEDFFTRSLSGGIITLVSSLAILLLVFSEFRLYLHTVTETKLLVDTSRGETFRINFDVTFPAIPCSILSVDAMDISGEQHLDIKHDIIKKRINTNGDVIESKPDGIGAPKIEKPLQRHGGRLEQNETYCGSCFGAEQSDDDCCNSCEEVRDAYRRKGWAMTNADLIDQCKREGFFERIKEQEGEGCNVHGSLEVNRVAGNFHFAPGKTFHQSNIFFDDLMSVHKDSYNISHRINRLAFGEYFPGVVNPLDGGHWTHETSNGMYQYFIKVVPTIYTDIRGRTVKSNQYSVTEHFKDLEYISPNSQPGVFFYYDFSPIKDPIRVQKLIHLNGD